In a genomic window of Corvus hawaiiensis isolate bCorHaw1 chromosome Z, bCorHaw1.pri.cur, whole genome shotgun sequence:
- the NMRK1 gene encoding nicotinamide riboside kinase 1 isoform X2, giving the protein MKVLVIGLGGVTNGGKTTLAEKLKNMLPNCDIISQDDFFKPESEVETDERGFKLYDVLDALYMDEMVTSIRNWIKSPASSGVVTEEPQNTCDNVKSVYILIVEGFLLYNYEPLNELWNRRYFLTLPYEECKRRRRTRVYQPADTPGYFDGHVWPMYLKYKNELEENASMQVDYLDGTKSQEELLSYVYSDIIQELNKLREEKQLGIDAKK; this is encoded by the exons ATGAAAGTACTGGTTATTGGCCTTGGAGG TGTAACAAATGGAGGGAAAACAACACTAGCAGAAAAACTTAAGAATATGCTTCCCAACTGTGATATAATCTCTCAAGATGACTTCTTTAAG ccaGAGTCTGAAGTAGAAACAGATGAACGTGGATTTAAGCTGTATGATG TACTTGATGCCCTCTATATGGATGAAATGGTGACCAGTATTCGCAATTGGATTAAAAGCCCAGCAAGCTCAGGTGTTGTGACAGAAGAGCCACAGAATACATGTGACAATGTGAAAAGTGTTTATATTTTGATTGTTGAAGGCTTTCTCCTTTACAATTATGA GCCACTTAATGAACTATGGAATAGAAGATATTTTTTGACCCTTCCTTATGAAGAGTgcaaaaggagaaggag GACCAGAGTCTATCAGCCAGCAGATACACCGGGATACTTCGATGGACACGTGTGGCCTATGTatctgaaatataaaaatgaattggAAGAGAATGCAAGTATGCAAGTTG attATTTGGATGGAACAAAATCCCAAGAGGAGCTTTTATCCTATGTGTATAGTGATATAATACAGGAATTAAACAAGTTGAGGGAAGAAA AGCAGTTGGGAATAGAtgctaaaaaatga
- the NMRK1 gene encoding nicotinamide riboside kinase 1 isoform X1, with the protein MKVLVIGLGGVTNGGKTTLAEKLKNMLPNCDIISQDDFFKPESEVETDERGFKLYDVLDALYMDEMVTSIRNWIKSPASSGVVTEEPQNTCDNVKSVYILIVEGFLLYNYEPLNELWNRRYFLTLPYEECKRRRRTRVYQPADTPGYFDGHVWPMYLKYKNELEENASMQVDYLDGTKSQEELLSYVYSDIIQELNKLREENQQVTA; encoded by the exons ATGAAAGTACTGGTTATTGGCCTTGGAGG TGTAACAAATGGAGGGAAAACAACACTAGCAGAAAAACTTAAGAATATGCTTCCCAACTGTGATATAATCTCTCAAGATGACTTCTTTAAG ccaGAGTCTGAAGTAGAAACAGATGAACGTGGATTTAAGCTGTATGATG TACTTGATGCCCTCTATATGGATGAAATGGTGACCAGTATTCGCAATTGGATTAAAAGCCCAGCAAGCTCAGGTGTTGTGACAGAAGAGCCACAGAATACATGTGACAATGTGAAAAGTGTTTATATTTTGATTGTTGAAGGCTTTCTCCTTTACAATTATGA GCCACTTAATGAACTATGGAATAGAAGATATTTTTTGACCCTTCCTTATGAAGAGTgcaaaaggagaaggag GACCAGAGTCTATCAGCCAGCAGATACACCGGGATACTTCGATGGACACGTGTGGCCTATGTatctgaaatataaaaatgaattggAAGAGAATGCAAGTATGCAAGTTG attATTTGGATGGAACAAAATCCCAAGAGGAGCTTTTATCCTATGTGTATAGTGATATAATACAGGAATTAAACAAGTTGAGGGAAGAAA atcAGCAGGTCACAGCATGA